One stretch of Cohnella algarum DNA includes these proteins:
- a CDS encoding futalosine hydrolase, which translates to MNVSIGNSPPGSSDPGFPVEGRVLVATAVEAERDAVLRGLRGDGRFDVVVVGVGQAAAAAGTAAALAASRYRLVVSAGIGGGFPGRAEIGSLVVASEIVAADLGAETPDGYLSIDELGFGSARIPVEAALADRLTEAIRLSGRIVRLGPALTLTTVTGTADTAVKLAKRVPGAACEGMEGFGVATAAQRFGLPALEIRAVSNAVGPRDKSAWRIGEALAALEAASNLFPEVFQ; encoded by the coding sequence ATGAACGTTAGCATCGGCAATTCGCCGCCAGGGTCTTCGGACCCTGGCTTTCCTGTTGAAGGACGCGTCCTCGTGGCCACCGCCGTCGAGGCGGAACGGGACGCCGTGCTGCGCGGCTTGCGCGGCGACGGCCGCTTCGACGTCGTCGTCGTCGGCGTCGGCCAGGCCGCGGCGGCCGCCGGCACCGCGGCCGCGCTTGCCGCGAGCCGCTATCGCCTGGTCGTCAGCGCGGGCATCGGCGGCGGTTTCCCCGGCCGGGCCGAGATCGGCTCGCTCGTCGTGGCGAGCGAAATCGTCGCGGCCGATCTCGGGGCGGAAACGCCGGACGGCTACCTCAGCATCGACGAGCTCGGCTTCGGCTCCGCCCGCATTCCGGTCGAGGCGGCGCTGGCCGACCGTTTGACCGAAGCGATCCGGCTCTCGGGACGGATCGTTCGGCTCGGTCCCGCGCTGACGCTGACGACCGTGACGGGCACCGCCGACACCGCCGTCAAGCTGGCCAAGCGCGTGCCCGGAGCCGCCTGCGAAGGAATGGAAGGCTTCGGCGTCGCGACCGCGGCGCAGCGGTTCGGCCTGCCCGCGCTCGAAATCCGCGCTGTTTCCAACGCGGTCGGCCCGCGCGACAAATCCGCCTGGCGAATCGGCGAGGCGTTGGCCGCGCTCGAGGCCGCCAGCAATCTTTTTCCGGAGGTTTTCCAATGA